The Inediibacterium massiliense genome includes the window TGAAAGCATAAAGGATCAAATCGTTGTAATAGATGGAATAAAAAAATATAAAATTGTATATGCACAAGATAATGAAAAAGAGCAGGTAGCCATTGAAGAATTTCAAATGCCGTATAATACATATATACAATTTATACACGAAGATTTAAATTTATTAGAAGTCAAAGTAATTATTTTAGATGCATACTATCAAATATTAAATTCTCATACTTTGTATGAACATATAGTTTATAAAGTAAATCCTCTTTATAATGAAAAATTAATATTGATAAAAGAAGAGAATCATAAAAATTTTAATTATAAAAGTCAGTTATCCTTGCAAGAAAATTGCTTGACTGAAATAATTCCAAATTCATTTGTGGATGTTGAGGAAGAATATTTATGAGGTGAAGGGTATGGAAATATGCTTAGACGGTTTATGTATTACGCATCTTACGGGAACAGGATTGTATACTTATGCTTATGAATTATATAATCATTTGTTTCGATTATATGGACAGCCAAACTATCATATTATTTGGGATGATAGTGAATTGGTATCTAGTTGGGAAAAAAATAAAAAATTAACTTTTGAAGATATTCCTATTAATAGAATACAAAATGATTATAGAATATTAGAAACTTATTTAAAAGGAAAAAATATTCAATTATATCATTCTCTACATAATGGGTTTAGCATACCTAATAAAAAAGTATGTCCATATATTACAACAGTTCATGATGTATCACCGTTTTATAAAGGATATGATATAGATTCAAAATATGAAAATAATTTTTTTAGAAAATTTCCAAACGCCATGGAAAAGTCAGATTATATTATTGCAGTATCAGATTTTTTAAAAAAACAAATTGTACAACAATATCCACAAGTAAAGAATAAAGTAGTAACCATATATCCTGGCATAGGAGAATGTTTTTATGAAACAGAAAATCAAACAAAAAATATGGAAAAAACATATTTACTTCATGTAGGAAGCATGCATACAAGAAAAAATATAGAAAAAATTATGGATGTATGTGAATTAATTTTTAAAGAAAATAAAGAATTAAAATTGCTTATTGTAGGGAAAAATGATGGAAAAAGAGAAGAAGATTATTTGAGATTAAAATATTATGCTCATCAATTAAATATACAAGATCATGTAGTATTTACAGGAGAGATTTCTTATAAAAATATGGTATCTATCTATAGAAAATCCCTTTTTTTATTTAATTTTTCTAAATATGAGGGATTTCCTTTTTCAGCTTTAGAGGCATTAGCTTGTGGAGTGCCTGTTGTATGTAGAAAAACTGATTTTATGCAAGAAATTTTAAAACAGTCTCCTATATATGTAGATGAAAATGATCCCAATAAAATAAAAAATAAAATTTTAGAACTAAAAAATAATCAAAAAGAATATAAAAAAATTTCAGAGGAAGGAAGAAGGTTTTCACAAAAATACAATTGGGGGCATGCTACAAAAAAAATTGTACAGATTTATGAAAAAGCTATGTACGGTTAATATTGTAGGAATAAAAGAAAGGACAATTCATAAAATGGTAAAAGAGAATAATGTAGAAAGGAGATTATGAAAATGAAGCCAATTGTAAAAGATTTGATAGAGTATTCAGGTATTGCAATGCACCTACCAGAGAGCCCTTGTGCTTTTCAACAAATGGATATACAAGAACATTTTGAAATTCCTAATAGTAAGCCAAATATTGAACAGCTTATTCGTGTGATGGCAGATATACAGATAATAAGTACAAAAATAATTCGTACACCTGTTGCAAAATCTATAGAAGGGCAAAGTTTGTCAGGATGGAAATTGATTGTGGAAGGAGAAGTGAAACAAAAAATAGAGTATGTAGCAGATGAACCTACTCAAAGTGTTCATGCAGTACATATCAATACACCCTTTAGTTCTTACATTATTTTATCTCCAGATTTTGATTCGAATACAGTAGTAAATGTCACAGGATATATAGAGGATATATTTGCTCTTCAAATAGATAAAAGAAGGATTTTTAAAAATATTGCTATATTACTAGATGCTAGTCAATATGTTTAAAATGAGGTGAGATGATGTTGTATGGTAATGAAAATGTAGTAGGGGTCTCTCAATGTTTTCCAGATAAACCTATTTGCTTTAAACAATTATCTATATCTGAAATTTTAACAATTCCTGATCAAAAACCAGATATAGAACATATTATTTCAGCAGTTATCCAACCTAACATTGTATCTACGAGGATTGTAAATACTTCAATAGGATATTCTTATGAAGGACAAAATATAACAGGGAAAAAGCTTATTATAGAGCTTGAACTTATTGAAAAAATAAAATATGTAGCAAATGAACCTGTTCAAAGTATTCATGCAGCTCATTATGAAAAAAAATATAAAAGTATATTTATAGTAATCCCTTCTAAGATTCATAATATCAAAGTAGAGACTTTATTAGAAAATAAAAAAATAGTGGTTACTCCATATATAGAAGATATTTATACAAAAAAGATAGATGAAAGAACTATTTATAAAGGGATTACTATGTTGATAGATGTTGTAATAATATGTAGATGTAGTATGGATCATAATAAAAAATACATAGCGAGAAAAGAGGATAGACTATGTATACAATAAAAGAATGTGAAAAAATTAAAAATTATAGTAATATAGCAGATTATTGTTATATTACTACGATGGGAAAATCAAGTTGTGGAAAAGTTGAGCTAAAAGAAGAAGAGCTTTGTTGTGGCTCTTTATACATAAAGTTGCCACCTAAGTATGGAAAGGTATGTATAGATGAATTAGGATTTTGGAAATATACACCAAATGATAATTATAAGGGATTTGATTATTTTGAAGTTTTGTATTGTAGTACACAAAAACAAAAAAAGATATTTAAAATTCTTATATCTGTTGCTCCTAAAAAAGAGGCTTTTAAACAAATTAGCATTCAAGAATATGTAAAAATTCCAGATATAAAACCAGATATAGAAGAAATCATAGATGTTTGTGTAGATGTAAATATTGTACATACAAATATTGTAAAAACATCCAAAGGAAGATCTTATGAAGGACAAATATTAACTGGATACAAACTTTTAGTAGTAGGATTTTTGGAACAACATATTGAATATATTGCAGATCAACCGAATCAAAGTGTTCATGGAGCACATTTTAATATTCCATTTGGTACTTATATTATCCTACCTAAAAATTATTGTAAATTATTTCCTGTTGTAGTGCATCCCATTGTAGAAGATATTTTTTATCAAAAAATTGATAAAAGAAATATATTTAAAAATATAACATTGCTAGTAGAAGGAAGAACTTGTTAAATAAGAGCTTGGTATATATTTATGCTATAGGAAAAATATATAGATAGATTTAAAAATAGAATAAAAGGATTAATAGATTGAAGAGTAGAATATAGTTCTACTTTTTTTTTGTGTGTAAAATATGAGAGAATATGGTTCGTAAAATTAGGCACAATGAATAAAAGCGTTTTATGATAAATGTATTGTTGTTATATATAACCGAAAAGAGATATACCGAATATACTATTAGTGAAAAGTAAATGATGAATGAGGAGGTTTGAACATGAATATCGTTAAAAATTTGATAGAATATGAAGGTATTTCAGATTATATACCAAATTTTTCTAGTGAAATAGGTGCATTTCAGCAATTGAATGTTCAAGAAAGTTTGGATATTCCATTACAAAAGCCAGATATAGAACAGTTGCTTAAAATTAAATCTGAGCTGAGTATTACTAGTGTTAAAGTTATTCAGACATCTATAGGAGTATCTTTGGAAGAACAAACTCTAACAGGTTGGAAAGCTATTGTAGAAGGGGAGCTTAGGCAAACAGTTCAGTATGTGGCAGATGAGCCAACTCAAAGTGTTCATGCAGCACATTTTAATGTTCCTTTTAGTAGTTTTATTATTTTGCCTGCTGATTTCGAAGACACTATGAGTGTGAGTGTAAAGGGATACATTGAAGATATATTTGCCAAACAAATAGGAAAAAGAAAGATATTTAAAAATGTAACTATTTTACTAGTAGGACTGATTAGCGAGTAAGGGAGGAATAATTATGGAAAATTCATGTAAAGGTATTGGGAGAGCACCTCAATTTCCAGAAGATCCTAAATATTTTAAGCAATTTTCTGTTTTTGGAGAATTACAAATACCAAATGAAAAACCAGATATAGAACAATTAACTTCTGTAATGGTAGATCCAGAGATTGTATCTATGAGGCTTATTGATACACCGTGTATGAAATCTTTAGAAGGACAATTGTTAAGTGGAAAAAAATTAGTGATAGAGTTAAAGTTAAAGCAAAAGATTACGTATGTAGCAGATGAACCAACTCAAAGTGTTCATGCAGCTCATTTTGAAAATTTAAAAAGTGTTTTTGTTATAATGCCTCAAAAAATAGATGATATATGTATACAAGATTTATTTTATACAGATAGATTAATTGTAAAACCCTATATAGAAGATGTATATGGCGAATTAAGAAGTAAAAGGACTGTTTTTACGAATATTGCTATGCTTATAGATGTGGTTATTTGTTAGTTTATAAAGGTGATATTTTTTGACTGACTTTGCAATCTATAGGTAATTACATCTTGTATGTATACTATGTATTACTATGATAAAAAAGAGACGTATTATTTTTAAAGGTACGTTTCTTTTTTTAGTTATATAGAATGTGTAAATTTTTAGTAATATAGAAGAATAAGACACATGTGATTTAACCTGTGAAACTAGTATAGAGGAGCAGATGAAGGTGCAGAAAAGAGGTATGTATAATATATTATTAGTGGGATTAGACGAATTTTTGAAAGAGAGGAGTGATTAATATGGATGAAAGTATATTTTATCCAGAGTTAAATATCGTACAAATTGCTACAAAGTATCCAGATGAGAATAGGATCAATTGCAGATTGATGGAGATAGGAAATGATGATCAAAATAATATATATAGAATACTCATCCAATTTGATTTTTGTGATTTACCACAAGATATAGTAATTATAAATGCTAGACTTAAGATGTATACAACTACGGTAGTAAAAGAAAAAAGTTTAAAAGTTATACCTTATCTTATTATATCCGAATGGTCTATTGATACAGTAAGCTGGAATAATCAGCCTATCTATAATGAAAATGTTTTTGGACAGAGTAGAGATATGAAAACTTGTGGATACTATAGCTATGATATTACACAAATTATTCAAAATTTATATAAAAAAAGGGAAAAAAATGTAGGATTTATTTTAAAAAGTGATCAAGAAAACGAAGTGAATTATGCATATATATTAACTTGTTTGCAGGGAGGATACAAACCAGTAGTTGAAATTTGTTATAAGTTAAAATGTATATGTGAAATGAAGAGTGTTGGATTTATGGAGAAGATGGAAAATTTAGAAGTGGATGCAGAAGAATATTTTACGGATATACAAGATACTTCCTTATATAAAATGCTTACCTATTTTATAAAAAATTTAGGAAGTGGACCTATACAAGTACAACTACAAATAAGTCCTGATGGGATAACCTTTATAGACCAAAATGAAAGCATCATAGTAGATTCTAATGAATTAAAAGCACTGGTTCCTTATATATATGCAAAATATATAAGATTAAAAATAAAAACAATGGATAGGAATGAGAAAATTCAAGCTAATATTTGGTACCAATCACAACAATATTAATATACAAGACTCTATAAGTAGCAATTTTTATAAAGTTGCAATATATAGAGTCTTTTCATATGTACAAATAGAATGTCTAAGAAATAGTATTTTTAAAAATTAATTTATACTTTATGAAAATAAAAGGCATAAGGTGGACGCAAGATCTATATAATTTATTAGTATGACTTAAGGACAACATAAAAAATGAAGTATTCAAAAGATAAAAATAAACAGGAAATTAGATATCAGTAAAACAAGAAATGAAAAATTTAACTTAGGAGGGATAAAATGGCTACTGTTGTAAAAGGTCTGATTGAATATGATGGATTAACAAATTTTTTACCTAAAAATCCAAAGGCCTTTAAAGAATTTATCATCGAAGAAGAATTTGAAATACCAGAAATGAAACCTGATATTGAACAAATTGTAAAGGTTTCGGCAAAAATAGAAATTATAGATAAAACAGTAATTCAAACACCTGTTTCTATGTCATTAGAAGGACAAAAATTGACAGGTTGGAAGTTGGTGGTTGAGGGGGAAGTTCATCAAAAAATAGAGTATGTAGCAGATGAACCTACACAAAAGGTGCATGCAGTTCATAAAGTAATGCCTTTTAGTACTTTTATTGTTTTATCACGAAATCATAAACAGGAAGATGCTGTAATGGTTGTTCCTTATATAGAAGATATTTTTGTTATGCAAAGAGGTAAAAGAAATATATTTAAAAACATAACTATCTTGTTAGATGCAATTCAAAAATAGGAAGGTGAATATACATGGCTAATTGTGTTCATAAGGGCGTAGAGGGAATTGGCGTAGGTAATTGTATGCCAGAAAATCCTATTTATTTTACACAAATTTCTATTCCAGAATTAGTAACCATACCGGAGCAAAAGCCAGATATGGAACAACTACTTTCTGTAATGGTAGATGCTAAGGTTAAATCTGTTCGAGCAGCAGATACTTGCATTGCTTATTCTTATGAAGGACAAAATTTAAGTGGTCAAAAATTGATTGTAGAAATACAGTTACTACAAAAAATAAAATATGTAGCAGATGAACCTACACAAAGTATACATGCAGCACATTTTGAGAAATGTATTAATAGTATTTTTATTGTGGTACCTTGTCATATCAATGGTATATCTGTAAAAACTCTATTAGATCATAATAAGGTAGTTGTAAAACCTTATATAGAAGATATATTTGCACAGATGAGGAATAAGAGAGATATATTTAAAAATATTACCTTGTTACTTGATGTGAATTTTATTAAATAAAAAGAGGTGAAATTTATGGCTAATGAAGCTCCGATTGTAGATAATTATACAAAGACTACACAAGAAAATATTCCAGTCACTGGAAGGATAGCAGCAGTAGATCCTGATGGAGATGCATTGATATATACTTTGTCTAAATCTCCAGAAAATGGGGTAAGTGTAGTAGCTTCTAATGGAGAATGGACATATATTCCGAATCCTAATCATATAGGAAATGATACTTTTGAGGTTATGGTAGATGATCAAAAAGGTGGTAGAGCTATTTCTGTAGTAGAGATTACCATCACTGCAGTTCATGATATACCTATTATTAAAAATGAAATTGTTCAAACACCTAGAAATATTGCCGTGGGTAGAGTAACGGATACACAAGATTTAGATGGAGATGAATTCATATTTATTGTAAAAAAAGAACCTAAGCATGGAAAATTAACCTTAAGTGAAACAAATGGAAACTGGATTTATCAACCCAATATAGATTTTGTAGGAGTAGATGTTTTTGAAATATTAATAGATGATCAAAATGGAAAAACTGCAATTTCTAATATTATTATTGCAGCAACACCTCCCAAAACAGTTTTTAAGCAATTTAGTGTGATGGAAAATGTAACAATACCAGAAGTAAAACCAGAAGCTGAGGATATTGTAAAAGTTATAGCTGATGTGGAAGTGGTTGATCAAACCATTATTGAAACACCAGTAGCTACATCTTATGAAGGTCAAATGTTAACAGGCTGGAAAGTGATTATCGAAGGACTTCTTAAGCAAAAAATTGAGTATATAGCAGATGAACCTACTCAATCTATGCATTGTGCTCATTTTGAAGTTCCGTTTAGTACATATTTAGTATTACCTAAAAATTTTAAACCATGTACTCCTATTGAGATTAAATCTTGTATTGAGGATATCTATTTTGAACAATTGGACAAAAGAAATATATTTAAAAATATTACATTGGTATTACAAGCCTGCTTAATGGAATAGAAATAGAATGTATGAAAGGAGGTTATGAAGGTGGCAAGTGTGGTAAGAGATTTAATAGAATATGTAGGTGTAGCAGATTGCATTCCACAAAATCCTAGTTCATTTAAACAATTTAATATACAAGAATGTTTTGAAATTCCAACACAAAAGCCTGATATAGAACAAATTGTAAGAGTGTCTGTAGATGTTGACATAAAAAGTACAAAGGTCATCAAAACAGCTAAGGGGAAGTCTATGGAAGGACAGAACTTGACAGGATGGAAGCTTATTGTAGAAGGAGAATTAAAACAAAAGATTCAATATGTAGCAGATGAACCTACACAAAGTGTTCATGGAGCTCACTTTAGCGTTTGGTTTAGTGAGTTTATTATTTTGCCAAAAGACTTTTGTGAAGATAAAATTTTAAATGTAGTGCCATATATAGAAGATATTTATGCAGCACAATTAGATAAAAGAAAAATTACAAAAAATATTACCATATTGTTAGATGCTACTCAATATTAGAAAAAGGAGGGATAAGGATGGGAATTTGCATGTGTGGTGATATTCAAGGAATTGGAATTAGTGATTGTATTCCAGAAAATCTAACATACTTTACTCAGACATCTGTTATGGAAACAATTAAGATTCCTGAGCAAAAACCAGATATGGAACAACTTTTATCTGTGATAGTAGATGCAAAAATTATATCTTTAAGAATTGTAGATACATGTATATCAAGATCCTATGAAGGACAAATTCTGAGTAAGAAAAAATTAATTGCAGAAATTCAATTAAAAGAAAAAGTAAAATATGTAGCAAATGAACCTACCCAATCTGTTCATGCAGCACATTATGATGATGTATTGACAAGTGTATTTGTGATTATTCCAAGTAAAATCAATGGAGTTCCAGTAGAATCTTTACTTCAACAAAATAAAATTTCAGTGACCCCTTATATAGAAGATATATTTGCAGAGCAATTAGATGAAAGAACGATTTTTAAAAATATTACTTTGTTAGTAGATGTAAAATTTAATATATGTGGATGTAATGAAGAAAATAATATGACAAAAATTGTAGATTGTAGTGAATGGACGTATAAGAATAAATGCTTTAAGGGAACTATGAAAGTAAAAATTGAAGATCCTACATTTACTATTAAAGAACAGCCACAAAATGGTACATTGCAAATTTGTGAAGATAGGAAATTTGTATATACCCCTAAAGAAAATTTTGTAGGCGAAGATTTTTTTGTGATTGAGGCAAAAGGTGTAGAGGGAGAAAAGATTTTTTTGAGATATGTTGTATTAGTGATTAAAAAGAATACAGTATTTAAGCAATTAAGTATACAAGAAAATGTAACAATTCCAGAAGTCAAGCCTGATGCAGAAGATGTAGATCATGTTATTGTGAATATAGAGATTACAAGGAGTTATCCTATTAAAACGGCAAAATCTAAATCTTATGAGGGACAAAATCTAACGGGCTGGAAGCTAGTAGTAGAAGGTATTATTAAACAAAAAGTTCAGTATATAGCAGATAAACCAGCTCAAAATATTCACTCTGCGCATTTTGATGTTCCTTTTAGTACATTTTTAGTATTGCCAGAAAATTTTAATTGTGGAGATCCTATTAAGGTAACAGCTTGCGTAGAAGATGTTTTTGTCAAGTTATTAGACAAAAGAAATATATTTAAAAATATTACTTTTATAGTAGAAGGAAAAATTTGCTAAAAAAATTTAGAAGTACATGCACAAATTTAATTCTTCCAGCATATGATGATAGAGAAGTAACAAAAAATATAAGGGGGTTATTTAATGGGAACAAAAGTATATGATCTAATTGCATATTCTGGATTAGCAGATACGTTACCAGATTATTCACTTAGAACAAATCCAACGTTCAAAGAAATCAATGTAGATGAAATGTTACAAATTCCAGAACAAAAACCTGATATCGAACAAATTATTCGAGTGATTGCAAAAGCAAATATTTTATGCACAAAAATTATTGAAACGCCAGTAAGTGTAGATGCAACTACTGGAGAGAGAGTTGAGACAGAAGCAGTAGATGGAACTATTTTGACAGGATATAAGGTTGGAGTATTAGGAAAAATAGATCAAAAAATAGAATATGTAGCAGATGAAGAAACTCAATCTGTTCATTCTGCTCATTTTTCCATTCCATTTTGTGCACATATTGTATTGCCACTTAGCTTTACACCAGATCAAGGGGTGAAGGTAATTCCTTATATTGAAGATATTTATGCTCTTCAATGTGACAATAGAAACATATTTAAAAATGTAACAATATTGCTAGATGTTTTGATTGGAAATTAATACAAAAAACATAAGGGGGTAAGAGGATGCTAGGGACAGCTGTAGATTTAATTGATTATGTAGGCATTGCAAATTCGAATGTTTTACCTAAAAATGCAACCACTTTTAAACAATTAAGTGTAATGGAAGATGTTGAAATCCCAGAACAGAAGCCTGATATAGAACAAATTATTCAAGCATCTGTATCTATAAAAATTTTAAATGTTAGAGTGGTGGAAACACCAGTTGGAACTGCACCAGATGGTCAAACTTTAACAGGATATAAAGCTATCGTAGAAGCACTGTTATGTCAAAAGATAGAGTATGTAGCAGATGAAGAAACTCAATCTGTGCATTCTGCTCATTTTGCTAAGCCATTTAGTTCATTTATTGTATTGCCTGCTACATTTAATCCAAATACACAACCATTGCCAAAGGTTACTGGATATATAGAAGATATATTTGTATATCAATTAGATAAAAGAAATATTTTTAAAAATATTACTGTATTATTAGATATTTCATCATTCTGTTAGTAAAAGAAGGAGGGATTTAGTTTGAAAACAAATATATGTAATTGTGTATCAGAGCCTGTAACAGGAATTGGTATTGATAGTTCATTTCCACCACTTAATGCTACTGGCAATATTTTTAGTCAAGTAAGTATTCCTGAGAGTGTTACAATACCTGAACAAAAGCCAAATATGGAACAATTGGTATCTATATTAGAAACAGTAGATGTAGTATCTACTAAAATAGTAGATACAGGAGAGGGTACTTCAGAAGAAGGCCAAATACTACTAGGCAAAAAATTAATTATAGAAGTTTTAGTAAAACAAAAGGTTACATATGTAGCAGATGAGCCGACTCAATCTGTGCATGCTGCTCATTTTGAAAAACCATATAGTATTTTTGTAGTAGTGCCAGATACTATAGGAACTACTCCTATAGAAGATCTTTTAGTCCAAGAAAAATTAGTTATTAAACCATATGTAGAAGATATATGTGGTGTTATGTTAGATGAAAGACATGTATTTAAATGCACAGCTTTATTTGTAAATGTGCAACAATGTGCATAAATTAACTCCTAGTTATAAAGTCTTTTAAGTTACAAATTTTTTAAATAGAATATTTATTCGTAAACTCCAGCATATGTTATCCTGCTATCTTAATTTCTTGATTGTTATTAAGAATAGGTTAACATTATTAGCTGGAGTTTTTCTATACACATAAATCAGCATTATAAATATTATATAGTAGATAAGAATTTTATTTAGTTCAATTGAAAATGAATAAGCAAGTAAGTAAATGAAACAAGGATAAGTTAGAAGCTTAAGTAGCGAATATGGCGTTTATATACAAAAGAATAAAAAATATTAGATTGGAGGGGTAATATATGGCTGCAACTATTACTGGAATAGTTTTTAATGACTTAAATAATAATGGTGTATTAGATCCAGGCGAACCCGGGATACCTAATGTTTATGTGGTTATACGTGATCCGAATGGAGTATGTACAACAGTTCAAACAGATGCATCTGGAATATATACTTTTTCAAATCTTACTGTAGCAGGTAATTATACTATTTATGAAACGGCAATAGATCCAGGAGTTACATGTCCACCAACAACCTTTGGACAACCAGCAGGATTTACAAATTCCAGTACTTTTAGAACACAAACAATAAATGTAACTCAAACACAGATAAATAATGATGCTATTATTAATGGAAGAGATTATGGTCATGATAATCCACAAACTTTTACTTGTATAGCGGTTGGATATCAAGTGGCTATACCGACTCCAGGTGCAAATAGTCAATTTGCAGAAATAAACTTAGTAACAGGTAATGTGACTATTATAGAGGCAGATATGGGAATTCAGATAAATGCTATAGGATATAATGTTTTAGATAATATGATATATGGTATAGAAGATGGTTCTAATAATTTAATAAGAGTTGCAGAAGATGGAAGTATAACAAATTTTGGACCTATTACAGGATTGCCAGCAGGTGTTGTTTATACAACAGGAGATATAGATGATCAAGGGCGTATGTATGCATATGCAAATGGTTCAACAACTTTTTATGAAATTGATGTAAATCAAAATTCTCCTACTTTTGGCCAGGTTATAAATACTATACCAATAGCGTCTACTCCTATAGCAGATTGGTCATGGAATCCCATTGATGGACAATTATATGGTGTAACCAATACTGGAATTGTAGTAAGAGTAGATCCAACTACTGGTACTGTTACCAATTTAACAACAGTAGGATTACCAGGTGGATCTTTCTATGGTGCTACTTTTCAGGACGCAGATGGGTATTTATATGCTATAAGCAACTTTATAGGGAGACTCTACCGTATAACAATTTCAGGAAACAATGCAGTAGGGGAAGAATTTTCACAGGCTATACCAACAAGTGGAAATGATGGAGCTGCATGTGCTAATGCAAGAATTGAAATAGATTTTGGAGATGCACCGGATATATCATCTGGAAATGGTCCTGGTGATTATTCTACACTACTTGCTAATAATGGACCTAGACATCAAATTATCAATCGATTAACATTAGGAACTCAAGTAACAGCTGAATCAGATGCTTATCAAAATCCTAATGCTACAGGAGATGATATACCACAGGGTATACAAGATGATGGTGTTACTTTACCACTTACTCCTTTATTAGTAACAGATACAAGTTATTCTTTAACAGTAGATGTGGTAAATGAAACAGGATTGCCAGCTAATGTATATGGATGGAT containing:
- a CDS encoding SPOCS domain-containing protein, which translates into the protein MGTKVYDLIAYSGLADTLPDYSLRTNPTFKEINVDEMLQIPEQKPDIEQIIRVIAKANILCTKIIETPVSVDATTGERVETEAVDGTILTGYKVGVLGKIDQKIEYVADEETQSVHSAHFSIPFCAHIVLPLSFTPDQGVKVIPYIEDIYALQCDNRNIFKNVTILLDVLIGN
- a CDS encoding DUF3794 domain-containing protein — encoded protein: MLGTAVDLIDYVGIANSNVLPKNATTFKQLSVMEDVEIPEQKPDIEQIIQASVSIKILNVRVVETPVGTAPDGQTLTGYKAIVEALLCQKIEYVADEETQSVHSAHFAKPFSSFIVLPATFNPNTQPLPKVTGYIEDIFVYQLDKRNIFKNITVLLDISSFC